TTTGAGGGTCAGGGTGTTGATGTGTTGAAAGGAACTACTGAAACAGAGAATATGGTACCTAATAAAGATCAACTGAATCATTGTGATGATCCAATCCCTGGTGTAAGTGGTGGTCTGGCTGTTCGTCCATCTCCACCTGAGACAGTTCTATCTGTTGCATGTGGCCCTTCTACGTACATTTCATCCCCTAGTCCGACGCCTTCATTGAGTCCACTTACACAGGTTAGATTGgtgaaattttaagatttcCCATGTAACTGTTTTCTGTATACTATCTATTTTACGAGAGTGTTGACCATATATTGTATTTCTATGGAAGGGCTTATACACCGTTGAAGCAAATCACATGGTTCAAAGCATGTATCAAACTTCTAATTTAGCCATTAACCAACAATCTAATCCTAACATGTATGAGTCACCGAACTTCTACTCTAACCAACATCATTCTCCTAGCCATGCTCAATTCCTACAGGTAAGTTCTTTCCAGCGACCATCACAATGTTTTGCATTCACTACATAAATGCTTTATGTTGTCTAAGCACTGCTCTTGTACTTCACAGGACTCTTTGATTCGTAACCAGTTCCAGGATCCGATGTCAAATGGTACCCAGATGAAGCAGGTAATGTATAATTTGGTAGGGATTAATAAATTAGGCATTACATTTGTTTCTAAAGGGAACATTTTTCTGACTAAATAAAGTTGCTCTCTCATTATGCACGTGCAGGTGATGGATGACAGCCAACACACACATTCTTCATCATTCATGCATTATAATCACAGATACAGAGCTGCAGGTGTTTAGAACATAAATTGAGAGATCTCTCCTAAGCAGGGTCCAACGTTCAATGTATTTAAATGCTGTGGCAGGAGTTTCAGCCATGTTGGATatacaatacaaaaatgaaaaaagtgaCATTCAAGATTTACCCAGTTTTACCTAGTGAGGCATATGAAACTGGTGTATTGCAGACGACAGTCATAGAATGGAATTCAGTATTGACAAGGTTGGTTTTGCAGTCTTCTTGAGAGTGGGAAATGGTTGTTAATTCTCTGGTTGCTATGTGTTACCTtctgattttttctttgtttttccccGGCTTATTCTTATTCTTCCATCCATATTTTAAGACTTATTCTATATGGGCGGGATTGGGTGGAAGTATAGCCTTTTGCATTATGAGATGTGTCTTCCACTAACCAAAGTGAGGGAGGTCATCTGTCTTTTGTCCTTATGCAATCCGCCACCAAAttgctttaatattttagtaagaCTGATTGCTCCGTTTGGGATGTTGCAGAATTAGGAACACTACGTGAGAATTATATTTGACAGAAGGGAATTGTCTGGAGGCATTTTCTTGCGCTCCATCCTCTAGCAAATGTTCAATGGTAACACTAGGTAAGCTAGATTGAGTTATTTTAACAATGCGCTTGAGCAATATGGTTCTCGGGCTACTGCTGGTTCCTTCTGCTATGCATCACATGATTGTAAGCGTATACAACGATGGTGCTAGGGGTGGATTACTTTTATGCATTGTTTGCGATAGCTGCAAGTCAATATGGCACCTCAGAGAATCATCTAAGGGGCACCCATGTCCATTTGTGATTCCTGTCACATTGAAGGCTCAGCAAGAGTGGGCAGTTGTTTATCTCCCATGGGAacacaaaatttgaaagatgTAGTACGCCAAAGTTCTCTCAAAAGCGCTGAGGTGATCTGGAACAGTAGACTTAGCAGTTCTATGGTTTGAAACTATAGAAGTGAATATGAAGCACCAAAATGTTTCAAAACTTTTCTCCTTGTAAATACATGCAAGTATTTGGATTATCTCCGATTTATGTCagctctttcaattttttctttttttccccattTAATGACTCTTTTAATCTCGCTTCTTATTTGATAGTGAAAAATGTTCTGCCTTTGGACCAGTTTATATGTATGCTTGTTAAGTCTATTATCTGCTTGGATTTAGTCTCACACCCGACCCAAACTAGATACAATTTTGGGTATTATGAGTTATGCACAATAGTTTGGATCCGGGAATAAAGTCAAGCCGGAATGCAGTATTGGTCCTATTTCAACCTTATCCTCTCATGTTAAACTCATTAAATGttgcagagagagagagagatcttTTATTGTGTCGAAGGACTGATCTTGTACAAGATGGAGATAAGAATCAAGGGAGGAAGATTTGCTTTTTTTCCCTATTGCGGGGATGGAGCTTGCTAGTTGATGACTGTTTGGTTTCCATCACTGTCTGCTCTGTTATGCATCTCTCATTTACATAAGTGGGGACCAAAACACAGGTAGTAAGTAAATTTGCATCTAATTTTTCGATTGACGTTAAATGCCCGGGTGAATATCGGCTTGTTCATGCTGCATTCGTTGCCTTGCATAGATTGAAcagattctattttctttttttttaaaggataTGTGTCAATATCAGTGCATCAGGTGCAGTATTGAACTTATTGTCTGAAATCGTACTTCTTGATGCTAATAATGAACAATTAGTTCCTCCTCTTAATAATGACCGGTAGATGTTTATGATTATCATTTAATACTTGAAGTAAAAGTTTATTCTTGACAGTCTACTCAATTATCAAGTTTGATGCAAATTTATTGTTGCGTTTGTTTGGTGAGTGGAGAAATTGTTTctacttttatgtttttgtcaaTTATTTCACTGGACTATTAtcgaatttttcaaatgaaaacaaacacgGGGTATTATGATGTTTCATGGATTTGCTACATCAATTTAGTTAGGTCTTAACAAAACATATTATGCGACTAACAAATCCTTCTATCCTACACGTCCCTACAGAAGTGGCATAATAAATACCAAGTTTACAAGTTggaattctaattcaaattcaatttgattaaatataagttaatttatataataaatataatatattatattatacttattatattatattataataaatataagtttatttaattaaatttaatttgatttacaaGCATAGTATAGAGTCACATGCACAAAAACTGTACAAACTGCCAAATAATGGTACTTTGAAGGGACCAAGATATCAGCAGTCGCAACTGGGAAAAACGAGTTTGGCTTCGTGTTGAAGGGGAGTGGAATCTGTATGTTGTCAGTGCTTCGGAAATAGACCCAGAAtagtttaatgaaatttttagaattacatgttatatatcaatattacaTTATGATATtccctctttctttctttcttttttttttaaaaaaaataaaaaataaaaacaatcaattagagcataatatattaaattattttaaacgttatcaaatatatcaataatttcattgaaatataaatcacTATATAAGCATATAGACAATCTACTTAttctatcaaatatattaacaatttcataaaaaataacaaaataagaaatcataaataattatatgtagacgacaaaattaattcaaaatctCTGCCCAGCAATCACCATAAAGAGTTTTAAAGTCTCAAGtataaattcagaaaattaattttataatattaattacaatattattattataatcaatttaaaaaggtataaaaaaatatattttttttatttttgttgggttgagaaaaataaaaagatattggGAGCAAAGAGAGAGTGTTACCTGTCAATTGTCGCCTACTTTAAAACTCCGGGGTCCCATCTCCCAACCACCAGAACATCACGACAGCGCGTCACTCTCACTCTCCCCTTCCTCCCTCCTCTTCCTTTAAACCTCCCCCTCCCCCATTAACTACTACTGCTACTACACTCTGCCTCTCAGCTCCCCCGTCAAATGCCATCAAAATGCTAAAACCTCCTCTACACTCCCTGTTAATGATAAATGGGTAAGGCCACCAGGTGGTTCCGTTCACTTTTAAGCTCCAAGAAGTCGCCGGATTCCTCGCCGGCCAAGGATAAGGGCAAGAAGAGCAAGTGGGCTTTCTCCAATTCTGCTGATAAGGTTAAGAATCATGTCGAAGAGCCTTTGGCCAGCCCCTACCTTGAGGGACTGGACGCTAACAAGCATGCGATAGCAGTGGCGGGCGCCCCCCCNNNNNNNNNNNNNNNNNNNNNNNNNNNNNNNNNNNNNNNNNNNNNNNNNNNNNNNNNNNNNNNNNNNNNNNNNNNNNNNNNNNNNNNNNNNNNNNNNNNNNNNNNNNNATTCCGTGCTGGTTAGTgaacttttagttttatttcgGAAAATTGCTTCTTGTAgtttatcttttttccttaattcACCATATGATCTGAGCtggttttcttcttcttcttttttttttttttttgttcatgcAGTCTCTTGGCTTGATTACATCAACAATTCAGTATGAAAAATCAACCACAAAAACtgattcttttttcacattcattcttgtcaaattatatatatatatagagagagagagagagagagtttctttttgcttcacattattgtttaattttcattagaaTGTGAATATGATGTTTTGAATCTTTACTATCAAACTGTGAGAAAGCAAGAAGCATTAATGAAGTTTTTGGACCATGACAGAAAGTTTGGCAACCTAAGAGATTAGGATGTATTATCCTTTAGGATTAGATcccaacttttctttcttggattttatTGTCAAGTCTTTGTCTTCTACATCTATTTACTTCAGTGTGTGGGGATAGTAATTCATATATCACCAGTTGTGATCACATATGCGGACAACACATGTCCTTATTACAAGATGGCAGTGAAACTTTGATctgcataaataaataattgatttttgggAAAGTAATGGTTGATGTTCAAAGGTCATGTGAAGGGACTGGGTAGACTTGAAGTGGGACTCAACTCCACCAAGCTAGTGGCTGTGACACCTCACAATCACTGAGACAATTCATTCCCTTGTCCTTAAACAGAGGAGtataaagtaatttatgttttatggGTTGTAAAGGAAATTCCGATATGGATTGTAAAGGAAATTCCGATATGAACTTTTCATATGCTTTCTTAGTGGTAAAGTTTGTGGAAGTCTTTTTATTCCATAGGCAGAGTAGGGTCTTCTTGAATTAGGTTAGTGGGAAGATTGAGTTCCTTGTAGGGGAAAGTTCACTGACTCTTACATACCTTGAAGATCCCAAATTTCTTGGAAGGGTATTTTGGGTAATCCCACTGGCGTAAACAAGTTTGAGCTTGACTTGTGGTTTATTTACCGTTTTGATATTGCGAAAGAACTAAGCCCTTTTGGTACAAACTCTTTTTTCTCCTTGCTTCTCCGGGTCATATGCTAGCAACCAACGGCCTACATTATTCTAGTGACAAAATTCTCAACCCTAGTAAAGAAAACTTGCTTCTGCTATTTGGAAgacattcaaatttttacttAGTGGTGGGGTACTTGGTTTGTAATTAGCAGCCTAATGGCCCATCACTTTCGGTGACCACTAGTTCTGAATAGTTAGTGCTGCTTAATGAGTAGTCCTTAAGAatccattttatattttttgagatcattaaattgaaaatctgATGTTGCCTGTTGTGAGATTTTGATGAGGATACTGGCTGCAAAGTCAGACTTATTAATCTAAAACTCATGCTGTGTTTTATATAGGCTAGGAGGGCATTGAAGGCCCTTAAGGGACTGGTTAAGCTTCAAGCCCTGGTGAGAGGCCACATTGTCAGAAAGCAAAGCGCCAATATGCTCCGTCGCATGCAAGCAATGGCTCGAATCCAGGCTCGAGCCTCTGCACATCGATCTTACACGTCCGACTCCTCAAATTCCAAAATCAACTTCTCTAACTCTAGTCATCCAGTGCGTGTACTTTTCTTTCCCTTAATTAATGCATAGGTCGAATAAGTCAACATTGTGCTTTTGTTTATATTCTAGACTTGTGTATGCTTGCCTGCAGGGTGTCACAAATTTCAGAAAGTATGAAGAGAGGTCAAATAGTGCCAAACATGTGGGATCTCTTCTTAAGGTACCTTACTTGAGTTTCCGTCATGGACAATATTAGTCGATACAACATTTATTCGATTTTCATGTTATGCACCCTTCAAACCCAATTCTCTTCTGACTCAGTCCCACGAGACTGAAATATCTTTATTGATAATGTCTTGTGTGTTCGTGAAAATGCAGCAAAATCATCCAAGATCAAGTATTGTCAACAAGGAAAGTACACAGATTGCTACCAGATGGTTAAACCATTGGATGGAACAATGCGCGTGGAGCAACCTTGATACCTCCCTTGAAAGAGGACATGGTGATGATGAGAGAACCGACAAGATACTTGAAATCGACACATGGAAGCCTAACCAGAACACCAGCCGAAATGACAGAATGGTTCCCAGTTCCCAATATTTCTCAGCATGGAATGGCATGGGACAGGAATATTCGAAAATCAGCCCAGTGTCGAGACTTTCCTCAAAACTTCAAAAACCAAATCCTAGTATATCTTCTGAGGAAGTTTTGTCTGTGATATCACCAAAGTTTCCTCCAGAGGGAGATCATGTTGCAGCAGGGACTGCCGAAAACAGCCCAAGAGTCCATTCTGCTTCCTCTAGACCGACCAGCAACGTAAGAGGGCCGTTTACTCCTGCAAGGAGTGAGTGTTGTAGAAGCTTGTTTGGTGATTATCTTGGTCACCCAAATTACATGGCGAATACAGAATCGTCCCGGGCTAAAGTTAGATCTCACAGTGCCCCTAAGCAGAGAATGCAGTTTGAGGAGCTCGGGTTGAGCGCCAAACTTAGTCGCAGTTTCTGGGAATCGGATGCTATTTCAGAAACGGGGTCTGCAACTAATCCCCGGAGCAACAAGAATGTATGCGCTGGTCATGTAAAGAGGCAAGGGACACCTAAACGAGATGCAGCTGTCAGTTTCAGCTCTGTCCACGGCTATAGGCTCTAGGGACGAATTTGTCATTATCCAAAATATCATAGTCAATCGAGAAGCTTCACATATATGAGTAGATCAAGCCTCGGGAAGAAGACATTGTTGCTGGAGCCATTGTAAGAACTAACGACTTCAATGAGCATGGAGAAATTTGTAGTTAGCTTTCTTGTTAGTGTGTTGTCCCGTTTGTTGTCAATCAATTGTGTGTCTAAAATGCTTGACAATAAATTGAGTAGCTTTCCGTAGTTGTATTTTCTGTCCAGTATCAGAGATAATCTCAACCTTAATAATCAACTTTGTTCATGCAAccttttttatcatatttgtcTTTGTACGTACCAGCTTAGATTAGACATTAATATGAGGTTTTGGCTGCAGTAATTGATAGTTATTTGTTTGCTTGTGATGCATGCTTTCTTtccgtttttcttttttcctttttggctTACAACCccaaatttatgaattatctACGTACattatttatgtcttttgtgTAACTACAAAAACTACCATtggcaataaaaaaataggggtagtttgtgtaatgtaGTTGATGTTTTTAGGTGGTAactgtgtaattttttgttgaaatgatGTCGACGTTTTTTGtggatgtatgtgtaattttttaaaaacataaggGTGAAATGCATAAATAGACCTACATCAAGGTGTATAGATTTATTATCCCCAAGAAAATCTAACCGCAATGGAAAATTTATCTTGTCAGAATATATTTAGACATTGTCCAACTTAATCGCTGTAGCTTTACTAACATATTAAGAATTGTCCAACTTGATCACTGAAGCTTCGTTGACATATTGAGCATCATCCAACTTCATTAAGAATAGTGCAACTTAATCACCATAGTTCCATTAACACACTAAACATTTTGAAGTTGTTAGTTCTAACTTGTAGTGGACAGTGTCTGGTATTTTGTAAGCAAAGGAGAAATGAGATTCTTGATTTCTTACAGTATTTGTAATGAAGTCCCAAATAAAGCAGCAGGCGGATGTCACACTCAAAtcccaataattaattatctcacTTTTGACTaagttaagaaaataattaaatcataataagaacaacaacaacaacaataacaatgatgatgatgatgatgagactAATAAtaggaaacaaaaagaatcatTTCAGTTTGATGGGAAGGCATTCAAATGTTGAATTATGCATATTGACGTGTTGGGGTTGAATCACAAATCAAATCTTCCtcatctttatatatattggtgcATGTGATTTCCactttgttgaaaattttggcataAGAAACAACACTCCATCTTTGGATGCTCATCACGTCATCCTCTGCTGCCTgcctccctccctccctccttCACATTTCTTTCCACCCTTCTCTTTAAGGAGTTGAATGACCAGATCCTATACATTCCAAACCTGGTGGGAAGCAAGAGAGGGGGTGTCGTGGTGTAGTTGGTTATCATGTCACTCAAGGTTAAGGTCCTATGTTTCTTgaatcaaaatgtaatttatagcATTGCTCAGGTACAGAAAGatcaattgataaatttgacaTTCACACCATCAAACaatcaaatacaaaagaaacaaatgcaGAAGAATATGAAGAGAAGCAAATGCCTAATTTCATGGTGTCAAATATGAAATGAATCTTTGTGCAAACTGAGCGATGCTATAAAAATGCACCGACTCTGACCGAGTAGTTGTAGTAAGTAGCAGTCATCATGTTCATGGACCTAAAAACCAGACAAAAGAAAGCAACCAGCTAACTGAGAACAATTAGCACAACAAGCGCATGGCGTCGCCCGGACTCGAACCGGAGACCTTCAGTGTGTTAGACTGACGTGATAACCAACTACACCACGACACCCTGCCTGTCATTCAACGTTCAATTTCCTTCTTGAACATGAAAAACAAAGCCTTCCAGCGTTTGGGTATATCATAAACTCTTTAAACTACTTTACAAATACTTAAGAGCtcgtaaaaatattataaataatttagtaaactATTAAGAGAAAAAACTTACAAACTCTTATAAGTtgctacaaaataaaaaataaaaataaagagttcctaatttatttttaaaatcttaatggatttttctaaattaattgtagACTTTTATTACTAACATCTATAAGATCCATCTtcttatttattgaaatagtttagaatttatttttaaaataatatttgacgtcttttaaaatattcaaaataagcTTAGCCAATTAATTCTATCTTAATTAGTTTTTGTAACGCATTTTACATGTTATTAGGCGTTCTCAAATATTTACCAAACACtttccaatattttaaatatttcgaAACATCTTCTAATATGTTATGAACATTAAGCTTATAAACTCACTCAAACGCTCTTTAAATACTATAAGTTCGATGTCTATCGTCTATCCATAAGATAATAGTATAAAGCGACGAGTTTATTgtctgtatttaatttaatattataaaattgcaCTTTCTAATACAATTTAAACTCATTTCTTTCAACTAATGAGTTAAAATTTTGGGAAATTTTTACACAAGTCAATCATATAGCAACGATGATAGAGTTGACATGtgattagtcatttttttttaaattatacaataataatatgatttaattagttcaaatttgacCAAACTCGAATTTACTGAAAATGTAACTTCTAAACCACCATGCATGGCCGCAGTGTTGTGATTGAGTTCAAAACTCAtggaaatttgatgaaatttgcaCACGACGGACGTTTTGCACCAAACCAATCCCAAAACCCCTATATTATCAGGCAATTTCTCCTCTACTGTGTCTGCCCAACCGATACGTTTTAAAGTAgaatagaaattaaaacttaACTGTAGAAATCTCGCGAAATGGTAAGAATTAGCTACCCGGCCGCAGCTTTTGCAATCGGAGCGGCGGCGATTTTCTTTTCGCGGTACCTGGTGGTTTCCGCCGCCGACTGCGCCACCGTGACGGAACTGGTCTCCTCCTGCTCCAGCTTCGTTACATACGGCTCGCCCGACCCCATCCCTGGATCCCCCTGCTGCGCCGCGATGACGAGCCTGAACAACCTAGCGGATTCCGGCGACAACCGCCGCGACGTGTGCCGGTGCTTGATGGATCTGATTGCGGCGTACAACCATCACGCCACCGCCATCGCCACCTTGCCTGGCTTCTGCGGAGTTTCTCTTGGATTCACCATTGATCCCAACACTGACTGTGAATAGTAATTAATCGTTTGATAAGAACacctctctctccctctctccaAATTCTGTCACTGATTATCATTAACATATGGGTTTGATTTGGTGCAGCGTCGACCAAGCCGAGATGAAAGGACGGTGAATCTAAAGGCAACAGTTGAGCAAGCTGTAGCGTAACAGTGATGAGGACCGATCTGATTCAGAACAACACACATTCAACCTTTTTTATATagtgaattaattaaactaaaactgTAATGTTTTTGTTCCAGTTATAATGGTTGGATTGGCGTCTCATTTGATTGTGTATTGCTGAAAtgaattaagtaaaaatttgataggaaaaattgtaattttagttttataagtATATGTGGCGAGAATTTCAGTCCagtcaaaatcaattttagtaattttatagTGGAA
This Sesamum indicum cultivar Zhongzhi No. 13 unplaced genomic scaffold, S_indicum_v1.0 scaffold00128, whole genome shotgun sequence DNA region includes the following protein-coding sequences:
- the LOC105179265 gene encoding protein IQ-DOMAIN 14 encodes the protein MGKATRWFRSLLSSKKSPDSSPAKDKGKKSKWAFSNSADKVSGKIEFLVGESSLTLTYLEDPKFLGRVFWARRALKALKGLVKLQALVRGHIVRKQSANMLRRMQAMARIQARASAHRSYTSDSSNSKINFSNSSHPGVTNFRKYEERSNSAKHVGSLLKQNHPRSSIVNKESTQIATRWLNHWMEQCAWSNLDTSLERGHGDDERTDKILEIDTWKPNQNTSRNDRMVPSSQYFSAWNGMGQEYSKISPVSRLSSKLQKPNPSISSEEVLSVISPKFPPEGDHVAAGTAENSPRVHSASSRPTSNVRGPFTPARSECCRSLFGDYLGHPNYMANTESSRAKVRSHSAPKQRMQFEELGLSAKLSRSFWESDAISETGSATNPRSNKNVCAGHVKRQGTPKRDAAVSFSSVHGYRL
- the LOC105179267 gene encoding putative non-specific lipid-transfer protein 14; this encodes MVRISYPAAAFAIGAAAIFFSRYLVVSAADCATVTELVSSCSSFVTYGSPDPIPGSPCCAAMTSLNNLADSGDNRRDVCRCLMDLIAAYNHHATAIATLPGFCGVSLGFTIDPNTDCEYVDQAEMKGR